GTCTGCTCCAGGACGCGACGCCGCTCCGCCCGCGCGTCGGCGGTGGGCCCTCCGGATGTGGGCGGGCTCGCGCCGTGGGGAGCCCGGTCGACGGCGGTGATCTCCGCCAGCCGCGCCCGCAAGCGCTCGTTTTCCGGCTCCTTTTGCAGAAGCTCCTTGTAGACCTCCACGGCCTGCTCGGTGAAGCCCTGCTTGAAATAGAGCTCGGCCAGGGTCGAGGACGAAAGCCCCGGGGTCTCGGAGGGCGGCGGCGGGACTGGGGTTGGCTCGGGCTCGAAGATCAGGTCGGGCTCCCTCGGCGGGGGCAGCGGCTCCCGAGGGAAAGGAGCCACCACGGGGGGGGACACCGTCCGGGCCTCGGCCTCGCCCTGGTCGGTCAGCCGGCGCCCGGGGCTGGGCTCGGGGGCGAGGGGGGCCCCACCACGCGTCTCGAACGGCGCCTCCAGGTCGAAGCTCACTTCGGTCGCGGGGGTGAACGGGATATCCAGGGGCAGGGGGGGAGCGGGTGGGGGCTCGACCGCCCGCGGAGTCTCGAGCGGCGGGGCCGCGGGAGGGGGTGGGGGGGGAGGTGGCTCCGGTGGGGACGGCACCGCGGACGCCACGGGGCCGGGCGCCTCCGGCGCCGCTTCGAACGGCGCCTCCAGGTCGAAGCTCACCTCGCTCGGGGGCGTAAACGGCACCGGGGGCGGCGCCGGAGCGGATGTGGGCTCGGCCGCTCTCGGAGCCTCCATCGGCGGGGCCGCGGGCGGCAGCGGAGGCTCTTCCACCGGGGAGGGCTCGCGGGCGACCGGCGGGGCGGGCGCCTCGGCCATCGCGGTCGGCCCGGGAGGGAGGGGCGGCCGAGCGGCTGCCGGCGGAGGTGGGGGCGTAGCCTTGCGCAACGTGGGGGCGCCCAGCCTCTCTTCCAGGACACGGATCTGGCTCTCGACCTGTCGGTCCCCGGGAGCCAAGCGCAGCGTCGCGCGGTACTGCAACAACGCCGAACCGAGATCCCCCATGGCTTCCAGGGTCTCCCCCAAGAAGCGGCTGGCCAGGATGTTGTCGGGGGCGCCCCTCAAGACCGCCTCGAATTGGGCCCGGGCCCCGGCGAGGTCGCCCGTGTCTAGGTAAGCCCGCCCCAGGGTCATATGAGCGGAGGTGTAGGCCGGATGCTGGAGCAAGCCCGTGCGGGCCACGCGGATGGCATCCGAGAGCTCTCCCTCCTTGCGCAGTTCCTCCGCCAGCTGGGCGAACAGCCGGGAGCCCGGCTCTTTGTCCAGGCGCCTACGAAGCTCGTCGATGCGGGTGTTGTCGGCCACGGTCCCTCAGGGGCTTCCGCGCCCCGGACTGGCAAGCGGAGAGCGGCGCTGGGTCGAGGTCGCGGCTACGCTATCACGGAGGCCGGGAACGTTCAAAACACTGCGGAGCCGCGCGCCTCCTTCAGCGGCCGGGGCGGGCCGCCGGGCGTTCTTATTCCTGGAGGATCATGACGGTGCCAAAGAGCGCGTTATTCGCGTCGAAGCTGTACGGACGCGCTGCTATCGTCGCGAATGTGCCCCGGGCGGTGCCCGCGTTGTAGACGACCTGGGCCACGCCGTTGGTGTCCGTCGTCACGGAGACACCCGTTTGTAGGAGCCCCACCAGGATGCTGCCCGCTATGATGAATCCGTCCCCTCGCGCGAGCTGGACGAAGACAGCTTTGCCGGGGGCGGGAGCGCCGTTCTGATCCCTGAGCGTTATCCTCACGATGGACTGGCTGATGCCGTCGGCGTTCAGGACGTCGGGCGTCGCCGTCAGCTGGACGGAGAGACCCAGTTCGGAGGGCCCGACCAGGCCAGGAACGGAGACCCGGTCGAGCTTGTCACATCCGCTCAGCCCGAGGATCAGAGCAAGCGGCCACAGACGTCTTTGAGTGCTGGAAAGTCTCATGGCAGCCTCTCTCCCCTAGCCGGTTATCGCGCCCGGCGCGCAGGCGGTCAGCTTGTCCCCGAAATCGGAGAAATCGATCTGCAACCGCCCGGTGGCCGTCATCGTTTGACCAATCGTCGTCTCGGCATGGAGGGTGATCTGGGCAAAAACGGTCAGGACCGGGGCCCCACTGTTCCCCGCCGCGAGCTGGATGAGGGGGGGCTCCAGTTTGGCCTGCCGCCGGACCACTTCGATAGGGATGACTGCATTCCCCCCGGAGAGCACCTGCACCGTGACGTTCCCGCTGATCGCGTAGGGCACGTCCACGCCCTGCACTCCGCGGCCATCGGAGCGGAAGTACTGGACTTCGTACCGAGTGACGACGACGTCGCCCCGGAAGTCGAGGTTGGTGAGGTTCGGGTTCTTGAGGTGGTTCTCCACGCGGACACCGACGAGATCCGGACAGATGAAGGACAGCGGCGGCGTTGCAAGCTCCCCCGAGACGACATCCGAGTCGAGCTGGCCGCCGCCGTTAATGCTCGTGATGTTGAACAGAATCGGCGAGTTGCCATTGTTGGCGTAGTTGGGGTTGAGGTTGCAGGAGGTCATGGCCAGACCCCCCAGCGTGACCAGGGAAAGGGCGGGCAGCAGCTTCATTTGACTCCTCCGGAGCTCGCGCAGGGGCCGGGAGCACGGCGGGCGATCGGACCCCTCGCGCGGGGCTGGGTTCGTGGCGGGCAACATGACGTTCATGGCCATTACCCCTTCGTGATCCGAGGCGTGATGAAGAGGAGCAACTCGTTGTTGGTGGACGTTACGAAGCGGTTCCGGAAGAGGTAGCCCAAGAGCGGGATCTTGCTCAGGAACGGCGTCCTCTGTTGGTTCGTCTGCTCGTTGCTCTGGTAGATGCCACCCACGACCGCGGTGGACCCGTCTTTCACGAGGACGATGGTCTTGGCGGACTGCGTGTTGATGGGCGGAATCCCGTTCACCAGGTTGCTGAAGTCGGCGGCGTTGTTCTCCACCTCGAGGTTGAGGATCACGGTGCCGGCGTCGGTGATCTGGGGGGTCACTTTCAGGGTGAGCACCGCGTCCTTGAAGACCACGGTGACCGTGTTGTTGGCCACGGTCTGGATGGGGATCTGGACGCCCTGCTTGATCTCGGCCGCCTGATTGTTCTGGGTCGTGACCTTGGGCGTGGACAGGAGGCGACCCCGGCCTTGCCGCTCGAGGGCGGTCAGAGCCAGATCCAGGTTGAAACTGCCCAGGACGTTGCCCAGGGAGATGCCGATCGCGGAGTTGAACTGGGATGCGGGCAGGTTGACGGCGTACCCGCGGCCGGCGGTACCGATGCCCGCTTTGGATGCCTGGCCGCTCTGGTCCGCGGGCAGGCCGGAGCCCGGCACGGAGCCGCCGTTGAGGATGATCGAGTTGGGGAAGGCCACACCGGTCGTGTTGCCGAGGCGGGGGGAATACTCTTGGTTGAATCCCCACTGGATGCCGAGGTCACGCGTGAAGTTTCGGGTCGTGACCACGATCCGGGCTTCGATCTCGACCTGGGGCGTGGCTCGATCGAGCTCCGCGATCAGGTCCTTGGACTTCTCCACGTAGTTCGGGAGGTCCCGAATGATGATGGTGTTGGTACGGGTGTCGACGTTGATCTGACCGCGGGCTGAGAGGGCTCCCGCCTTCTTGATCACGTCCGACATCTCGCCGGCCTTCGCGTAGGAGATCCTCTTGGTGAAATCGATGAGGTCTCCAGCCAGAGCCTTCTCCTCCTGGAGCTTGCGCCGGTCTTGCTCTTCCTTCTGGAGGTCGGTGAGCTTGGCGATGCGAATGACGTTCTCCTCCAGGGTGTAGCCGAGCCCATTGGTCTTGAGGATCAGGTCCAGGGCCTGGTCCCAGGGCACCTCCGTGAGCTTGAGGGTGACCTTCCCGCTGACCCCGGGGTTCACGACCACGTTCAGCCCGCTGATGTCGGCGAAGAGCCGGAAGATGTCCTGGAGGTCGCCGTCCTTGAAGTCGAGGCTTATGGGGGGGCCGGTGAAGGTCTTGCCCGTCTGTCCGAGGGTCTGCCCCTCGAACGACTCCTTGGGCGGAATCTGGGGCTCGGGGAGGGCGGGCATGGTCAAAGCCGCGGGGGCGGGGCTGAGAGCCGCGGGCGCGGCCGCCACTACGGGCACGGGCACGGGGGCCGCCGCCGCCGGCTCGGGAGCCGTCCGCAGCGCCGCCAGCGGGGCGGGCGTCGGCTCTTGTCCACCTTCCCCGAACAGGATCTTTAGCCCGTCGGCGCCTTCAACGATCCGGTAGGGGGCCCGGGCGGAGAGGTCCAGGACCAGTCGGGCGACCTTCGGGGAGGCCGCGCTGAATTGGGCCAGGCGGACCTTGCGCACCGGCTTCTGGTTTACTTCCAAGGCCCGCACCGAGGCCCGGGCGGTCACATCCGGAAAGTCCACCACCAGCCGGTCGGGGTTGCCGAGGAAGAAGTCCTGATACTGCAGACGCCCGTTGGCGCGGACCGTGAAAACGAGCTGGCCAGCGTCCTCCGCCTGCGCGACCCCGAGGATCTGGGTGGCATGCGGGGCGTTCTTGGGCACCGCCTTCTCGGCGGCTGCGGCCTTCTCTGGGCGTGGTGCCGGTACCTTGTCCGCGCTCGGGGCCGGCGGCTCGTCCTTGGCCACCTCGACGACGGGGGCGGGTGCGGGCGCGGCTGCGGAGGGAGCCACGGGGGCGCTTTCGGGCGGCCGCGCGGAGGCGGTGGCCGTCGGGCGCTCAAAGACGAGGTTCAGGTCCTTGCCTCGCGAGAAGATCTGGTAGGGCACGAGGCTGGCCAGACGCACCTCCAGCCGGGCAAGGTTTCGCCCGTCCGCGCGGGCCAGGCTCGTGACCCGCAGCGACTCCACTTCCCGCGTTCCCACGCTGATGCGGGAGGGGATCTTTGAGGCGTCCACCTCCGGGACATCCACCACGAGGGTCAGAGGGTCGGGACTGTAGTAGGTGTAAGCCAGAGGACCCGTGCACACGATGATTAACCGTGTGGAATGGTCGTTGCTTTCCTGGCGAATGTCGGAAATGGCCGTCGGGGTGTGCTCCTGGGCCAGCGTGGGCTGAGCCCGCGCGGTCAGGATGACGGCCGCAAAAAGGGCTGACCCAGCGAGCTTCGCTTTCATTGCCTCGCCTCCTCGGACCCATACAGGCTCTTCTTCAGATCTCGCGTCTTCACCGGTGACAGGGGGTCGGTGACCTCCTGGCGGAAGCTCACGGAACTGGCATCCACCGCGGTGATTACGCCGTCGAACATCCGCTGGCCCACGGTGACGAAATAGGACTTGCCATCCGTGCCTAGAAAGATCGCGATGTACCCGGACCTCGACGCCACCCCGGCACCGCCCCCCGCGGTCTTGACGATGCCTTTCAGGGCGACCTCCTGGATCAGGAAGCCCTCCATGCCCGGCTTGCGCGTCTTGGGCCCGCGGTCGGCCGCCACCGGCTTCTGGAGGCTCACGAACGGGTCCCGGCGCCCCTGGGGGTTGTAAGTGAAACCTCCGGGGGGAGGCTCCAATTCCTGCTCGAGGATGCCTTTGATGACGTCCGGCCCCCCTTCCGCCTTGGGTGCCGGGGAGGGGGGGGCCTGGGCCGAGCTGGACACGGCCACCAGGAGGGCGGCCGCGAGCAGAAGGGGGAGCCTCATCATGGGGTTCCTCATCGGCCGGCCGGCCGCGGCGCCCCGGGCGGGGGCGCGGGTGGCGTCTCCACGTAGACAAACGTCGTCGCGACCGCGGAGGCGCCGATGGTGTTGGAGGCCGTCTGGTTCGGCTGGTTGTGGATCTTGATGCTACCCATGTTGACCAGCCGAGAGAGGCGGCTCACGCGGTCGAAGAACTGCCCGAGCATGTGGTAGGTGCCTTCCACGTCCACGTTGATGGGAACCTCCTGATAGAAGTCCTTGGTCACGGGCGTGGCGGGCGTGAACCTCCGGATGACGAGGTTCGACTGGGCGGCCAGGTACTGGACCCGCCGCATCAAGTCCGGGGTCTCCCTCTCCGGTGGGAGGATGCGCTTCAGGGTCTCCAGCTTGGCCTCAAGCAGTTGGACCTCGCGCTGGAACTCCTGGAGCTTGTTGGCCGTCACCTCGAGGGCCCGGATGTCCTTCTGGAGCTGTTCCAGCCGCGCTCGCTTGGCCTTCTCCTCGTCGAGCTTGTCGGAGTACCAGAAGTAATAGAACGCCCCGCCCATGAGGGCGGCCAGGAGCAGAGAAACCCCCAGTTGCCCGGCGAGTGGGAGCCTAGTGAGGCTGTTGTCCGCCATCGCGTTTCTCCCTCCTGCCTTAGGGTTTCTTGCCCGCTGCAGCGGGGGGCGGGGGCGCGGCCGCCGCGGCCGCGGCCGCCGCTCTCTGCTTGGCCGCTAGCTCGGGATCCAGGAACTGGCCCTGCAGGTTGAACTTGATGATGTTGTTGTTCTCGTCGCTGGAGACCAGGTCCATGGAGGGAAACCAGCCGCTTCTCTGGAGGGCACTGATGAAATCCGCCACCGAGGTCAAGCCGTTGCTCTCGCCAATCAGCGTCACCCGACCGGCGTTCTCGTCCAGGTTCGTGAGCCACACGAAGTCGGGCAGGGACTTGGAGATCTCGTCCAGCAGGTGGACGGGGCCCTTCTGCTCCGCCTTCAACCGCTCGATCAGATTCACCTTGTTTTCGAGCAGCGTCTTCTTGGCCTGGAAAGCATCCACCTGGACCTTGATGGCCTGGAGCTCCCGCTGGCGCTTTTCGTCGGCCGCGATCTTGGTGTCCAGGTCCTGGAGCACGGAGGTCTGGTACCACCAGGCCGCCGC
Above is a genomic segment from Vicinamibacteria bacterium containing:
- a CDS encoding tetratricopeptide repeat protein encodes the protein MADNTRIDELRRRLDKEPGSRLFAQLAEELRKEGELSDAIRVARTGLLQHPAYTSAHMTLGRAYLDTGDLAGARAQFEAVLRGAPDNILASRFLGETLEAMGDLGSALLQYRATLRLAPGDRQVESQIRVLEERLGAPTLRKATPPPPPAAARPPLPPGPTAMAEAPAPPVAREPSPVEEPPLPPAAPPMEAPRAAEPTSAPAPPPVPFTPPSEVSFDLEAPFEAAPEAPGPVASAVPSPPEPPPPPPPPAAPPLETPRAVEPPPAPPLPLDIPFTPATEVSFDLEAPFETRGGAPLAPEPSPGRRLTDQGEAEARTVSPPVVAPFPREPLPPPREPDLIFEPEPTPVPPPPSETPGLSSSTLAELYFKQGFTEQAVEVYKELLQKEPENERLRARLAEITAVDRAPHGASPPTSGGPTADARAERRRVLEQTIARFEDMLAAIKRG
- a CDS encoding invasin domain 3-containing protein, whose product is MRLSSTQRRLWPLALILGLSGCDKLDRVSVPGLVGPSELGLSVQLTATPDVLNADGISQSIVRITLRDQNGAPAPGKAVFVQLARGDGFIIAGSILVGLLQTGVSVTTDTNGVAQVVYNAGTARGTFATIAARPYSFDANNALFGTVMILQE
- the pilQ gene encoding type IV pilus secretin PilQ, producing the protein MKAKLAGSALFAAVILTARAQPTLAQEHTPTAISDIRQESNDHSTRLIIVCTGPLAYTYYSPDPLTLVVDVPEVDASKIPSRISVGTREVESLRVTSLARADGRNLARLEVRLASLVPYQIFSRGKDLNLVFERPTATASARPPESAPVAPSAAAPAPAPVVEVAKDEPPAPSADKVPAPRPEKAAAAEKAVPKNAPHATQILGVAQAEDAGQLVFTVRANGRLQYQDFFLGNPDRLVVDFPDVTARASVRALEVNQKPVRKVRLAQFSAASPKVARLVLDLSARAPYRIVEGADGLKILFGEGGQEPTPAPLAALRTAPEPAAAAPVPVPVVAAAPAALSPAPAALTMPALPEPQIPPKESFEGQTLGQTGKTFTGPPISLDFKDGDLQDIFRLFADISGLNVVVNPGVSGKVTLKLTEVPWDQALDLILKTNGLGYTLEENVIRIAKLTDLQKEEQDRRKLQEEKALAGDLIDFTKRISYAKAGEMSDVIKKAGALSARGQINVDTRTNTIIIRDLPNYVEKSKDLIAELDRATPQVEIEARIVVTTRNFTRDLGIQWGFNQEYSPRLGNTTGVAFPNSIILNGGSVPGSGLPADQSGQASKAGIGTAGRGYAVNLPASQFNSAIGISLGNVLGSFNLDLALTALERQGRGRLLSTPKVTTQNNQAAEIKQGVQIPIQTVANNTVTVVFKDAVLTLKVTPQITDAGTVILNLEVENNAADFSNLVNGIPPINTQSAKTIVLVKDGSTAVVGGIYQSNEQTNQQRTPFLSKIPLLGYLFRNRFVTSTNNELLLFITPRITKG
- the pilO gene encoding type 4a pilus biogenesis protein PilO gives rise to the protein MADNSLTRLPLAGQLGVSLLLAALMGGAFYYFWYSDKLDEEKAKRARLEQLQKDIRALEVTANKLQEFQREVQLLEAKLETLKRILPPERETPDLMRRVQYLAAQSNLVIRRFTPATPVTKDFYQEVPINVDVEGTYHMLGQFFDRVSRLSRLVNMGSIKIHNQPNQTASNTIGASAVATTFVYVETPPAPPPGAPRPAGR
- a CDS encoding PilN domain-containing protein, yielding MIRVNLLAPDRPTKQKKATAPSTPGALQAYLLLTLFAGGMAFACAAAWWYQTSVLQDLDTKIAADEKRQRELQAIKVQVDAFQAKKTLLENKVNLIERLKAEQKGPVHLLDEISKSLPDFVWLTNLDENAGRVTLIGESNGLTSVADFISALQRSGWFPSMDLVSSDENNNIIKFNLQGQFLDPELAAKQRAAAAAAAAAPPPPAAAGKKP